The DNA region AAGAACTTCGTAAATGGCTTTGGATTCAGGATGTGATTGATCCGCTACTAGAAACTCATGAAACTCGCCTTCAACCTCTATGGAACTAGACCCTCGGGTCTTCTTAACACCTTTATCTCTCATCATACTTCTAGTCATCCTTACATCACTCCATTTACTCTTGTTAGCACATAAGCTTGCTAAAAGTGCATAGATGCCACTATCTTTTGGATCCAAATTCATCAGCTTTTCCGCAGCAAACTTCCCTAACTCAACATTTCCATGCATTTTACAACCGTTCAAAACTGCCCCCCAGATAGCTTCATCTGGTTCCAGAGGCATCAATCTTATCAACTCACGAGCCTCATCCAAAAGCCCAACTCTGCAAAataaatcgatcacacaagcatAATGTTCCATAGCAGGAACTAAACCATACAACTCCATGTCCTGGAAATAACCCCAACCTTTCTTGACTAATCCACCATGAGCACAAGCTGACAAGAGACCGACAAATGTGATATCATCAGGCTTAAATCCCAAATTTATCATACTTTCAAAAAGATCGAGAGCCTTATTTGCATGACCATGAGATGCATTAGCGACAATCATTGAGTTATAAGACACCAAGTCTCTTTCTCTCATTGCATCAAAGATCTCCCTGGCAATGTCAATGTTCCCACACTTAGCATACATATCAATAAATGCATTACCTAGTATTACAGTTAATGGAATTCGTTTTTGCTTAACATAGTTATCATGAATCCGCTTGCCTATATCCATATAACCGGATTGAGCACAAGCTGAGAGCACAGAAACCAAAGTACTCTCCATGGGATTCAATCCTTGTCTCTCCATTACATCATACAGTCCCAAAGCCTCCATAGGCTTATTGTTTTGCGAGTAACCAGCTATCATTGCATTCCACGAAATTACATTCCTCTTAGGCATCTTATCAAAAAACTCACGAGCCAATTCAACATTCCCACTTTTCGCAAGTCCATTAACCATACTAGTCCATGAAAACACGTCCTTGACTTCCATATTATCGAAAATCTCTCTAGCCTTTGCTAATCCCCCACACTTAGCATACATATCTAATGCAGCATTCATCACATTCAAACTAAATCTCACTCCTTTCTTTTCCGCAAACGCATGAATCCGCTCCGCAACCCTCAAATCCCCCTTTCTGGCACATGCTGAGAAGACAGTCACCATTGTTACCTCATTAGGATCCACTCCACCTCGACACATTTCGTCAAACAATTTCAAGGCTTCATCAGCCAATCCATTTATCACGTTCCCATTTATCATACTAGTCCAAGAAACCACATCAATTTCTTCACTCTCACGAAAAATCTTACCTGAAACAACTAAACTTCCACTCTCACAATAAAAGTGAATCAAACCATTTTTAATAATCACATCTCTCGCGGATCCGACTTTCCAAATCCTACAATGCACTGAATGTCCCACTCTAAAATCTTCCAAACCCCCACAAGCTTTCAGCCCAAAAACATAGCTTCTCTTATCCATCTCCACACATTCCCTAACCATTCTCACGAAGTAACGGAAACCCATTTCATGGAACCCATTTTTTACACAACCCCTGATAACAGTATTCCAAACATACGCGTTAGGCTCAAGAATTTGCGAAAAGAGGGCATTTGCGTAACGGAAGTCGCCATTTTCGTCCAGGGCAATAAAAGATAAGAGTCTGCTGACAGGAAAGAGGTGAAAAAACATGGCAGTGCGTGTCATTTGAGCTTGAATTTGCTTTGCTTGGGACATGGAATTGCAGGATTCTATGAGAAGGAGAGTTGGGTTTGTGATTTTGAGGTTCGGGTTTGGAGTTGAATTCCATTTCTTGGAGTCCGAGGAGAAGTTGGCAAACGTTTGTGCCGGGAAAATTTGTTTCGCTGAAGGCAGACGAAGTAGTTTCATGTGCAGCGCAGATCATGTATCTCCCGTTGAATcttcatttattattattattattattattatttaagaaGTGGTTGGAATTCTTTTCTTACGTTTTGAATGGAATATTtgatttgagagaaaaattaaatgattAGATTTAAATGAATCCATGAACTAAAAACTTGCAATTCactatattaaatttaaaatttactaattacaaaaccttaaaaatttaacaaaatttttatgagatcatctaattaatcaattttgtTAGACAGATTTTTTATCCGATTTTATTATGAAAATACATTACTTTTATCTCAAAAGCATTATTTTTCGTTATATAAATTGAATCGACATATctcataattataaatatatgagatcATATCATAAAAAATCTAATATAAAAAAAGAATTAGATGTGAAATTCAAATTCACAATTTTTTCTATTCAAATACACAATTGTTTATTAACCAACTTAAAATTGTCATATAATCGAATGCTCGACTCATCCTCAACTCGAATACCATGCGATCAAAATTAACTTTACAAATTTcctatttatttaaataattagtaatataaggataagtaggtctcttgtgagatggtctcacgaatctttatctgtgagacgggtcaactgtaccgatattcacaataaaacttaatacttttagcataaaaagtaatattttttcatggatgattgtatcacaaaatacgactcatgagaccgtctcacacacaTTTTTATCTATAAACATTCTTGCACAAGCTAAATCAACTTCAGCTTGGAAAACCACTTTTGTAACATCGAGTTTTTAGCCGTTTTGGCCTCAAAATCTCCGGCCGCGAGAAGAGACGAGACAAGACGATGCAGAGATAGAGCTCCGGCCTCCGCTCGCGGACCGCTCTACTCTCCAATCCCGAATTCTACAGTCGCCGCCAACGTCAACCTTTCGATTCCGATCGTCTCCTGCACACCTCTCCTAGAAAGTTACTCCACATTTCCCAAATGATTGGCCATTCCCTGATTTGCCCCAATTTTAAACCCTTCCTTAGTTCCCCTCCCAATCCTCACCTTTCTCACTCGATTCCTTTTCCTCCTGCTATCTCTGTAAGTATAATTTCAACCTCAcactttcttgtttttcttttcaTGTGTAGACCGTTGCATTGCGACCGTGTAGACTTTTCATGTCAgccttttgggtgaagtttgatccttgaaagtgactagcctttATTCTTTGGTCGACTGATCGGTCTTCAGCTCCAAATGGTCCATGGGGGCGgacactaggctccaccatggaaatacaTTTGTCGGGGTCCCTCTAGGGTCTTGTCCATTAAACGGGGTCCCTTTTGGACCatttccctcacgacatcccacAAAATTGTAAGTACATCGTTTTTTCTTAGAACAGATCCCcccacatatcatatatcatttgtcacagtcaattcacatccctcaaaatatttttccttttctttaaaaag from Primulina tabacum isolate GXHZ01 chromosome 14, ASM2559414v2, whole genome shotgun sequence includes:
- the LOC142524773 gene encoding pentatricopeptide repeat-containing protein At2g22410, mitochondrial-like — encoded protein: MKLLRLPSAKQIFPAQTFANFSSDSKKWNSTPNPNLKITNPTLLLIESCNSMSQAKQIQAQMTRTAMFFHLFPVSRLLSFIALDENGDFRYANALFSQILEPNAYVWNTVIRGCVKNGFHEMGFRYFVRMVRECVEMDKRSYVFGLKACGGLEDFRVGHSVHCRIWKVGSARDVIIKNGLIHFYCESGSLVVSGKIFRESEEIDVVSWTSMINGNVINGLADEALKLFDEMCRGGVDPNEVTMVTVFSACARKGDLRVAERIHAFAEKKGVRFSLNVMNAALDMYAKCGGLAKAREIFDNMEVKDVFSWTSMVNGLAKSGNVELAREFFDKMPKRNVISWNAMIAGYSQNNKPMEALGLYDVMERQGLNPMESTLVSVLSACAQSGYMDIGKRIHDNYVKQKRIPLTVILGNAFIDMYAKCGNIDIAREIFDAMRERDLVSYNSMIVANASHGHANKALDLFESMINLGFKPDDITFVGLLSACAHGGLVKKGWGYFQDMELYGLVPAMEHYACVIDLFCRVGLLDEARELIRLMPLEPDEAIWGAVLNGCKMHGNVELGKFAAEKLMNLDPKDSGIYALLASLCANKSKWSDVRMTRSMMRDKGVKKTRGSSSIEVEGEFHEFLVADQSHPESKAIYEVLQEVLLFSKSDDYTSCTGNIDAYL